One window from the genome of Actinoplanes teichomyceticus ATCC 31121 encodes:
- a CDS encoding nitroreductase family deazaflavin-dependent oxidoreductase yields the protein MVSAIELHGDPHVARYLETDGEDGFHWRNGTEILILFTKGRKSGEQRTHALIFREHEGAYLVVASKGGAAAPPAWFVNLSADPQVEVQIKGDRFPATARVATPQEKPAMWAKMVEVWPDYDEYQKKTDREIPVVVLERA from the coding sequence ATGGTTTCTGCGATCGAATTGCACGGCGACCCGCACGTCGCCCGGTACCTGGAGACCGACGGCGAGGACGGGTTCCACTGGCGCAACGGGACCGAGATCCTGATCCTGTTCACCAAGGGCCGCAAGTCCGGGGAGCAGCGGACGCACGCGCTGATCTTCCGGGAGCACGAGGGCGCCTACCTGGTGGTCGCCTCGAAGGGCGGAGCGGCCGCGCCGCCGGCGTGGTTCGTGAACCTGAGCGCGGACCCGCAGGTCGAGGTCCAGATCAAGGGGGACCGCTTCCCGGCCACGGCGCGCGTCGCGACCCCGCAGGAGAAGCCGGCGATGTGGGCGAAGATGGTCGAGGTCTGGCCGGACTACGACGAGTACCAGAAGAAGACCGACCGGGAGATCCCCGTGGTGGTCCTCGAACGCGCCTGA
- a CDS encoding TIGR03557 family F420-dependent LLM class oxidoreductase, translating to MRFGYKLMAEAFDPKELIRQAVRAEEAGFDFVEISDHYHPWLEEQGHSPFAWNVLSAIAARTERLGLATGVTCPTVRYHPAIIAQAAATLAIISDGRFTLGIGSGERLNEHVVGQGFPSVRVRQEMLAEALDIINLLWQGGYQSYQGRYLQLEDARVFDLPETLPVIAVAAGGRHAAELAATHGSGLFATEPRRDLVDAYTGKGGSGPKYAEIPMAWAPTVEAAAQEAHRTSRWSLTGWKVMSELPNPVNFAAAAETVRVADVREKFVCGPDPQPYLDAARTYAEAGFDHLVLQNAGPDPDGFLEFFSRELKPRW from the coding sequence ATGCGATTCGGATACAAACTGATGGCCGAGGCCTTCGATCCCAAGGAGCTGATCCGCCAGGCGGTCCGGGCCGAGGAGGCCGGATTCGACTTCGTCGAGATCAGCGACCACTACCACCCGTGGCTGGAGGAGCAGGGCCACTCGCCGTTCGCGTGGAACGTGCTCAGCGCGATCGCCGCGCGCACCGAGCGGCTCGGTCTGGCCACCGGGGTGACCTGCCCGACGGTCCGGTACCACCCGGCGATCATCGCGCAGGCCGCTGCGACGCTCGCGATCATCTCCGACGGCCGGTTCACGCTCGGCATCGGCTCCGGTGAGCGGCTCAACGAGCACGTCGTCGGCCAGGGTTTCCCGAGCGTACGGGTACGCCAGGAGATGCTGGCCGAGGCGCTGGACATCATCAACCTGCTCTGGCAGGGCGGCTACCAGTCGTACCAGGGCCGGTACCTGCAGCTGGAGGATGCCCGCGTCTTCGACCTGCCGGAGACCCTGCCGGTGATCGCGGTCGCCGCCGGTGGCCGGCACGCGGCCGAGCTGGCCGCCACGCACGGCAGCGGGCTGTTCGCCACCGAGCCGCGCCGCGACCTGGTCGACGCGTACACCGGCAAGGGCGGCTCGGGGCCGAAGTACGCGGAGATCCCGATGGCGTGGGCGCCGACCGTGGAGGCCGCCGCGCAGGAGGCGCACCGGACCTCACGCTGGTCGCTGACCGGCTGGAAGGTGATGTCGGAGCTGCCCAACCCGGTGAACTTCGCCGCGGCCGCGGAGACCGTGCGGGTGGCGGACGTACGCGAGAAGTTCGTCTGCGGGCCGGACCCGCAGCCCTACCTCGACGCGGCGCGAACCTACGCCGAGGCCGGTTTCGATCATCTGGTTCTGCAGAACGCCGGGCCGGATCCGGACGGCTTCCTGGAGTTCTTCAGCCGGGAGCTCAAGCCCCGGTGGTGA
- a CDS encoding cytochrome P450, which produces MAYETALASLFQPEGRLDPYPAYDVIRAHSPALQALDDQWFVTTYDLVNRMMRDPGLRVADPGDYDRAWPGWRDNRGVAPVVLSMLQANPPDHSRVRRAAAATFTARRIAAMREVIAAQVTDLIAEMPAETDFIDAFAYPLPIAVICALLGIPESERRWFRQRATDLTVVLEPVSTEEEMRRADKAGRELEAYFTGLIADRRHTPRDDLTSALVAAHDGAEVLTGEELLANLVLLLVAGFETTTNLLGTGLVILLEHPEQADRLRSDAELAPAFVEEILRYDSPVQLTRRYTTAPVDLGPGRRAEPGAWLTMLLGSANRDPARYPDPHRFDPDRPNIQPVSFGGGAHYCLGAPLARLEAQVAFPLLLTRLPRLAVAGEPVRRDRLVLRGYAHLPVTTGA; this is translated from the coding sequence ATGGCATACGAAACCGCGCTCGCCTCGCTGTTCCAGCCCGAGGGCCGCCTCGATCCGTACCCCGCGTACGACGTGATCCGGGCGCACTCCCCGGCCTTGCAGGCCCTCGACGACCAGTGGTTCGTCACCACGTACGACCTGGTCAACCGGATGATGCGGGACCCGGGGCTGCGGGTGGCCGACCCCGGCGACTACGACCGGGCGTGGCCGGGCTGGCGGGACAACCGCGGCGTCGCCCCGGTGGTGCTGTCCATGCTGCAGGCCAACCCGCCGGACCACTCCCGGGTGCGCCGGGCGGCCGCCGCCACCTTCACCGCCCGCCGGATCGCCGCCATGCGCGAGGTCATCGCCGCGCAGGTGACCGACCTGATCGCGGAGATGCCCGCGGAGACCGACTTCATCGACGCCTTCGCCTACCCGCTGCCGATCGCCGTGATCTGCGCCCTGCTGGGCATCCCGGAGTCGGAGCGGCGCTGGTTCCGGCAGCGCGCCACCGACCTGACCGTGGTGCTGGAACCGGTCAGCACCGAGGAGGAGATGCGGCGCGCCGACAAGGCCGGCCGCGAGCTGGAGGCGTACTTCACCGGGCTGATCGCCGACCGCCGGCACACCCCGCGCGACGACCTGACCAGCGCGCTGGTCGCCGCTCACGACGGCGCGGAGGTGCTGACCGGCGAGGAACTGCTGGCCAACCTGGTGCTGCTGCTGGTCGCCGGCTTCGAGACCACCACCAACCTGCTCGGCACCGGCCTGGTGATCCTGCTGGAGCATCCCGAGCAGGCCGATCGGTTGCGGTCGGACGCCGAGCTCGCGCCGGCCTTCGTCGAGGAGATCCTGCGGTACGACTCACCGGTCCAGCTGACCCGCCGCTACACCACCGCGCCGGTCGACCTCGGCCCCGGCCGCCGGGCCGAACCGGGCGCCTGGCTCACCATGCTGCTCGGCTCGGCCAACCGTGACCCGGCGCGGTACCCGGATCCGCACCGGTTCGACCCGGACCGGCCGAACATCCAGCCGGTCTCGTTCGGCGGCGGCGCCCACTACTGCCTGGGCGCGCCGCTGGCCCGGCTGGAGGCGCAGGTCGCGTTCCCGCTGCTGCTGACCCGGCTGCCCCGGCTCGCCGTGGCCGGCGAACCGGTCCGCCGCGACCGCCTGGTGCTGCGCGGCTACGCCCACCTGCCGGTCACCACCGGGGCTTGA
- a CDS encoding FIST signal transduction protein encodes MNEPDGRWFGVGRSLLADPAEAGAQACRDALAGRRATLLIVFASPSHSTPQMAAAVHAAAGGAVPMIGCSTSGEFTSAGRGAGVVVNALGGDGFVASVRAVPRNSTDLYGAGESVASALDDIDAEHRVLLMLGDGRSGDQQEVVRGAYSVGGAHVPLVGGCAGDDVTQAGTFHFFSSGADVRFLPNAVLGAALGSPSPFGIGLAHGWHRVGEPMVVTRSEGGTIYELDGEPALDVYLRRTGGAPDLPADPEAFLRFATVRPLGLARRTGEDVRIIFASDPAERSIAGLADTPEGALVWFMAADPDAVVGATATAARAAVEATGSVPPLGVLVFDCCIRPLALGPERIESAVERLRDELEPVPFSGFYTNGEIVRQGGAKGMHHLTVAALAVS; translated from the coding sequence ATGAACGAACCCGACGGGCGCTGGTTCGGCGTGGGTCGCAGCCTGCTGGCCGATCCGGCCGAGGCCGGGGCGCAGGCGTGCCGTGACGCGCTCGCCGGCCGGCGGGCGACCCTGCTGATCGTGTTCGCCTCGCCGTCGCACTCGACTCCGCAGATGGCCGCCGCGGTGCACGCGGCCGCCGGTGGGGCCGTACCGATGATCGGCTGCTCGACGTCCGGCGAGTTCACCTCGGCGGGACGCGGCGCCGGGGTGGTGGTCAACGCGCTCGGCGGGGACGGATTCGTGGCCTCGGTGCGGGCCGTGCCGCGCAACAGCACCGACCTGTACGGCGCCGGTGAGAGCGTCGCGTCCGCCCTCGACGACATCGACGCCGAGCACCGGGTGCTGCTGATGCTCGGCGACGGGCGCAGCGGCGACCAGCAGGAGGTGGTCCGCGGGGCGTACTCGGTGGGCGGCGCGCACGTTCCGCTGGTCGGCGGCTGCGCCGGCGACGACGTGACGCAGGCCGGCACCTTCCACTTCTTCAGTTCCGGCGCCGACGTGCGGTTCCTGCCGAACGCGGTGCTCGGCGCGGCGCTCGGGTCCCCGTCGCCGTTCGGGATCGGGCTGGCGCACGGCTGGCACCGGGTCGGCGAGCCGATGGTGGTGACCCGCAGCGAGGGCGGCACGATCTACGAGCTGGACGGGGAGCCGGCGCTGGACGTGTACCTGCGCCGGACCGGCGGGGCGCCCGACCTGCCCGCGGACCCGGAGGCGTTCCTGCGGTTCGCGACGGTACGCCCGCTCGGGCTGGCCCGGCGCACCGGCGAGGACGTGCGGATCATCTTCGCGTCGGACCCGGCGGAGCGCTCGATCGCCGGGCTGGCCGACACGCCCGAGGGCGCCCTGGTGTGGTTCATGGCGGCCGACCCGGACGCGGTGGTCGGCGCGACGGCGACCGCCGCCCGCGCCGCGGTCGAGGCGACCGGCAGCGTGCCGCCGCTGGGCGTGCTGGTCTTCGACTGCTGCATCCGGCCCCTCGCACTCGGCCCGGAGCGCATCGAGTCGGCCGTGGAACGGCTGCGCGACGAGCTGGAGCCGGTTCCGTTCAGCGGCTTCTACACCAACGGCGAGATCGTTCGGCAGGGCGGCGCGAAAGGCATGCACCACCTGACCGTGGCCGCCCTCGCCGTGAGCTGA
- a CDS encoding GGDEF domain-containing protein, translated as MTAWSMLQLSEYFSAITRAGDVGMAARIAVQRATEATDAELGAVVFGDDLAASVGLGRSPDPTLFTTIRSGCETATFPGFGPAYVTVHVVAADHDERLVVARADEPFAAEERQMLQGMAKVLGLAMRSLRTIAAEHQLRLEREREAEARLVLVQALERRERLLETLLRVQRAASQGTPLGELLDSITSGARELLNDGVAALVLHDLNEPGRLTVASLDGLAGVDRDALLRTARRAMTAGRSVAEEGLAAAPVHIGDRVAGGFVIAGHGADVRDSERRDVLAAFSEQASLALTGAHTQAAMHEAHHDPLTRLPNRALFLQRVERVLADDTGAALLYLDLDLFKQVNDTLGHAAGDELLRGVADRLRASVRESDMAARFGGDEFAVLLDPITGRRQAWEIAQRVIDAIGAPFEIAGRTVLTRASVGIAYSDAARTAEGLVEDADLAMYRAKKTSPGTCRAFEPRMRTDLLRTVC; from the coding sequence ATGACCGCCTGGTCGATGCTCCAGCTCAGTGAGTATTTCAGCGCCATCACCCGGGCCGGCGACGTCGGCATGGCCGCCCGGATCGCGGTGCAGCGGGCGACCGAGGCCACCGACGCCGAACTCGGTGCGGTGGTGTTCGGCGACGACCTGGCCGCCTCGGTGGGGTTGGGCCGCTCCCCGGACCCGACGCTGTTCACCACGATCCGGTCGGGCTGCGAGACCGCGACGTTCCCCGGTTTCGGGCCGGCGTACGTGACCGTGCACGTGGTCGCCGCCGATCACGACGAGCGGCTGGTCGTGGCCCGGGCCGACGAGCCGTTCGCGGCCGAGGAACGCCAGATGCTGCAGGGCATGGCGAAGGTGCTCGGGCTGGCCATGCGCAGCCTGCGCACCATCGCCGCCGAGCACCAGCTGCGGCTGGAACGCGAACGCGAGGCCGAGGCCCGGCTGGTCCTGGTGCAGGCCCTGGAACGGCGGGAACGGCTGCTGGAGACGCTGCTGCGGGTGCAGCGCGCGGCCAGCCAGGGCACCCCGCTCGGCGAGCTGCTGGACTCGATCACCTCGGGCGCCCGGGAGCTGCTGAACGACGGGGTCGCCGCGCTGGTGCTGCACGATCTCAACGAGCCCGGCCGGTTGACCGTGGCGTCGCTGGACGGTCTGGCCGGCGTGGACCGCGACGCGCTGCTGCGGACCGCCCGGCGGGCGATGACCGCGGGCCGGTCGGTCGCCGAGGAGGGGCTGGCCGCCGCGCCGGTGCACATCGGCGACCGGGTGGCCGGCGGGTTCGTGATCGCCGGACACGGGGCGGACGTGCGCGACTCGGAGCGGCGTGACGTGCTGGCCGCGTTCAGCGAGCAGGCCAGTCTCGCGCTGACCGGGGCGCACACCCAGGCCGCGATGCACGAGGCACATCACGACCCGTTGACCCGGCTGCCGAACCGGGCACTGTTCCTGCAGCGGGTGGAGCGGGTTCTCGCCGACGACACCGGCGCCGCTCTGCTGTATCTGGACCTCGACCTGTTCAAGCAGGTCAACGACACGCTCGGGCACGCCGCCGGCGACGAGCTGCTGCGCGGGGTCGCGGACCGGCTGCGCGCCTCGGTGCGCGAGTCGGACATGGCGGCGCGGTTCGGCGGGGACGAGTTCGCGGTCCTGCTCGATCCGATCACCGGGCGCCGGCAGGCGTGGGAGATCGCGCAGCGGGTGATCGACGCGATCGGCGCGCCGTTCGAGATCGCCGGGCGCACCGTGCTGACCCGGGCCAGCGTGGGCATCGCCTACAGCGACGCCGCGCGGACCGCGGAGGGCCTGGTGGAGGACGCGGATCTGGCGATGTACCGGGCGAAGAAGACCTCGCCGGGCACGTGCCGGGCGTTCGAGCCCCGGATGCGTACCGATCTGCTGCGCACGGTCTGCTGA